The following are encoded in a window of Streptomyces sp. Go-475 genomic DNA:
- a CDS encoding ABC transporter permease, with amino-acid sequence MADTKAPPVKQAHATDTGSARTVLVRRARELALVPALLLLMVLGAIVNDSFLTERNLISILGASAALAMVVLAESLVLITGKFDLSLESVVGIAPAVGALLVLPAAQSGWGTELPAALALLAVLVAGAAVGAFNGVLVVKFRLNAFIVTLAMLIVLRGLLVGATKGKTLFGMPDSFYSLATTTFLTVPLSVWLAALAFAVAGLVLKYHRVGRALYAIGGNADAARAAGIRVERVMLGVFVVAGVLAAVGGIMQTGYVGAISANQGQNMIFTVFAAAVIGGIALDGGKGTMFGALTGVLLLGVVQNLLTLAQVPSFWIQAIYGGIILVALMIARVTTGRAQD; translated from the coding sequence ATGGCTGACACCAAGGCCCCGCCGGTGAAGCAGGCGCACGCGACCGACACCGGGTCGGCGAGGACCGTACTGGTGCGCCGGGCCCGCGAACTCGCCCTCGTGCCGGCCCTGTTGCTGCTCATGGTGCTCGGCGCGATCGTCAACGACTCGTTCCTCACCGAGCGCAACCTGATCTCGATCCTCGGCGCCTCCGCCGCCCTCGCGATGGTGGTGCTCGCCGAGTCGCTCGTGCTGATCACCGGCAAGTTCGACCTGTCCCTCGAATCGGTCGTCGGCATCGCGCCCGCCGTCGGCGCGCTGCTCGTGCTGCCCGCCGCCCAGTCCGGCTGGGGCACCGAACTCCCCGCCGCCCTCGCTCTCCTGGCCGTCCTGGTCGCGGGCGCGGCCGTCGGCGCCTTCAACGGCGTCCTCGTCGTGAAGTTCAGGCTCAACGCGTTCATCGTCACGCTCGCGATGCTGATCGTGCTGCGCGGCCTGCTGGTCGGCGCGACCAAGGGCAAGACGCTGTTCGGCATGCCCGACAGCTTCTACTCCCTGGCGACCACCACCTTCCTCACCGTGCCGCTGTCGGTGTGGCTGGCCGCGCTCGCCTTCGCCGTCGCCGGGCTGGTCCTGAAGTACCACCGGGTGGGGCGCGCCCTGTACGCCATCGGCGGCAACGCCGACGCGGCCCGGGCCGCGGGCATCCGCGTGGAGCGGGTCATGCTCGGCGTGTTCGTCGTCGCGGGCGTCCTCGCCGCGGTCGGCGGCATCATGCAGACCGGCTACGTCGGCGCGATCAGCGCCAACCAGGGCCAGAACATGATCTTCACGGTGTTCGCGGCCGCGGTGATCGGCGGCATCGCCCTCGACGGCGGCAAGGGCACCATGTTCGGCGCCCTGACCGGCGTACTCCTTCTGGGCGTCGTACAGAACCTCCTCACCCTCGCGCAGGTGCCGTCGTTCTGGATCCAGGCCATCTACGGAGGGATCATCCTGGTCGCCCTCATGATCGCCCGGGTGACGACCGGCCGCGCCCAGGACTGA
- a CDS encoding aldo/keto reductase, whose amino-acid sequence MNRLGRGGVQVSALSFGAAAIGNLYTEVGEEQARDAVEAAWQRGIRYFDTAPHYGLGLSERRLGAALRGHPRDRYTISTKVGRRLEPTDGTGDDLANGFSVPATHRRVWDFSADGIRRTLESSLERLGLDRVDVVYLHDPDEHAEAAFREGYPALEKLRSEGVVGAIGAGMNQSEMLTRFVRDTDVDVVLCAGRYTLLDQSALTDLLPAAHERGTSVVIGGAFNSGLLANPEPGARYNYSIAPSELVQRALRLKSVADRHGTTLRAAALAFCAAHPAVASVLVGARSAHEVRDCAHQFAARVPDAFWQDLRAKGLLPADAPVPAETSAKELS is encoded by the coding sequence GTGAACCGGCTCGGCCGCGGCGGCGTCCAGGTCAGCGCCCTGTCCTTCGGCGCCGCCGCGATCGGCAACCTGTACACCGAGGTCGGCGAGGAACAGGCCCGAGACGCGGTGGAGGCCGCCTGGCAGCGGGGCATCCGCTACTTCGACACCGCCCCGCACTACGGCCTCGGCCTGTCCGAACGCCGCCTCGGCGCCGCCCTGCGCGGCCACCCCCGCGACCGGTACACGATCTCCACCAAGGTCGGCCGCCGCCTGGAGCCCACCGACGGCACCGGCGACGACCTGGCCAACGGCTTCTCCGTGCCCGCCACCCACCGCCGCGTGTGGGACTTCAGCGCCGACGGCATCCGCCGCACCCTGGAGTCCAGCCTGGAACGCCTCGGCCTCGACCGGGTGGACGTCGTCTACCTCCACGACCCCGACGAGCACGCCGAAGCGGCCTTCCGGGAGGGCTACCCGGCCCTGGAGAAGCTCCGCTCCGAGGGCGTGGTCGGCGCGATCGGCGCCGGCATGAACCAGTCGGAGATGCTCACCCGCTTCGTCCGCGACACCGACGTCGACGTGGTGCTGTGCGCCGGCCGCTACACGCTGCTCGACCAGAGCGCCCTCACCGACCTGCTGCCCGCGGCCCACGAACGCGGCACGTCCGTCGTCATCGGCGGCGCCTTCAACTCCGGCCTGCTGGCCAACCCCGAGCCGGGCGCCCGCTACAACTACAGCATCGCCCCCTCCGAGCTGGTCCAGCGGGCCCTGCGGCTGAAGTCCGTCGCCGACCGCCACGGCACCACGCTGCGCGCCGCCGCCCTGGCCTTCTGCGCCGCCCACCCGGCCGTCGCGAGCGTCCTCGTCGGAGCGCGCTCCGCGCACGAGGTCCGCGACTGCGCCCACCAGTTCGCCGCCCGGGTGCCGGACGCCTTCTGGCAGGACCTGCGCGCCAAGGGCCTGCTGCCCGCCGACGCCCCCGTCCCCGCCGAGACCTCCGCGAAGGAACTCTCATGA
- a CDS encoding FadR/GntR family transcriptional regulator, producing the protein MDDETAPQKGTVTQRAIERIKAMIGEGRLEPGQRLPTERDLAAQLGISRSSMREAIRALTVLGVLEARHGSGIYVTQLEAGDLLETFGVVADLSRGPRLVELLEIRRILESTATALAAARITPDRLAEVEKHLAAMNATDDPEEILAHDLAFHREIAAAAGNETMAAILEGLSSRTFRARVWRGYQEEGAFARTRREHAAIHRALAAHDPEAARAAAAAHVGEVEEWLRAQLGP; encoded by the coding sequence GTGGACGACGAGACAGCCCCGCAGAAGGGCACCGTGACGCAGCGCGCCATCGAGCGGATCAAGGCGATGATCGGCGAGGGCCGACTGGAGCCGGGCCAGCGGCTGCCGACCGAACGGGACCTGGCCGCGCAGCTGGGCATCTCCCGCAGCTCGATGCGGGAGGCGATCCGCGCGCTGACGGTACTGGGCGTGCTGGAGGCCCGGCACGGCTCGGGCATCTACGTCACGCAACTGGAGGCCGGCGACCTGCTGGAGACCTTCGGCGTCGTCGCGGACCTGTCGCGCGGCCCGCGCCTGGTGGAGCTGCTGGAGATCCGCCGGATCCTGGAGTCGACGGCGACGGCACTGGCCGCCGCGCGGATCACCCCGGACCGGCTGGCCGAGGTGGAGAAGCACCTGGCGGCGATGAACGCCACGGACGATCCGGAGGAGATCCTCGCCCACGACCTGGCCTTCCACCGCGAGATCGCGGCGGCCGCGGGCAACGAGACGATGGCCGCGATCCTGGAGGGCCTGTCGTCGCGGACCTTCCGCGCCCGGGTCTGGCGCGGCTACCAGGAGGAGGGCGCCTTCGCCCGCACCCGCCGCGAACACGCGGCGATCCACCGCGCCCTGGCCGCCCACGACCCGGAGGCGGCCCGCGCGGCGGCGGCCGCGCACGTGGGCGAGGTGGAGGAGTGGCTGCGGGCGCAGCTCGGGCCCTAG
- a CDS encoding L-rhamnose mutarotase, which translates to MRVALHTKVRADRVAAYEAAHREVPEELTDAIRAAGATSWTIWRWGSPLLERSRELGGGTDLFHVLECEDYARLLAELEKPPVNVAWQARMAELLDVVHDYSGEGADAGLPVVWELPS; encoded by the coding sequence ATGAGAGTCGCCCTGCACACCAAGGTCCGGGCCGACCGCGTCGCCGCGTACGAGGCCGCCCACCGGGAGGTTCCCGAGGAGCTCACCGACGCCATCCGCGCCGCCGGCGCCACCTCCTGGACCATCTGGCGATGGGGGTCCCCCCTGCTCGAGCGAAGCCGAGAGCTTGGGGGAGGGACCGATCTGTTCCACGTCCTGGAGTGCGAGGACTACGCCCGCCTCCTCGCCGAGCTGGAGAAACCGCCGGTCAACGTCGCCTGGCAGGCCCGCATGGCCGAACTGCTCGACGTCGTGCACGACTACTCCGGCGAGGGCGCGGACGCCGGCCTGCCCGTCGTGTGGGAGCTGCCGTCATGA
- a CDS encoding lipase maturation factor family protein, whose translation MDWFTASDYWLTRLVFQRALAAVYLVAFLTAALQFRALIGRRGMLPVPRFVERVPFTRAPSLFQLHYSDRLFALCAWTGCAVSAALLAGLDSLLPLWGGMLLWLVPWVLYLSIVNVGQTWYSFGWESLLLEVGFLAVFLGNDEVAPPLVVLFLLRWILFRVEFGAGLIKMRGDECWRKLTCLDHHHETQPMPGPLSWFFHHLPGPLHRVEVAANHFTQLVVPFALFAPQPVATAAASLMIVTQLWLVLSGNFSWLNWITIVLALSAVRFPTDAPDVPDAPLWYVVVVLAVAALLVGLSYQPVRNMLSRRQVMNRSFDPLHLVNTYGAFGSVSRVRYEVVVEGTSDDVPREDSDWREYEFKGKPGDPRRWPRQFAPYHLRLDWMMWFAALSPAYAGSWFGALVERLLENDRDTLKLLRRSPFSPDEPPRYVRARLFRYRYTSWRELRETGACWERTYVREYLPPTRLAEPVHRP comes from the coding sequence GTGGACTGGTTCACCGCGTCCGACTACTGGCTGACCCGGCTGGTCTTCCAGCGGGCGCTGGCCGCCGTGTACCTGGTGGCGTTCCTGACGGCGGCGCTCCAGTTCCGCGCGCTGATCGGGCGGCGCGGCATGCTGCCGGTGCCCCGGTTCGTCGAGCGGGTGCCGTTCACACGGGCGCCGAGCCTGTTCCAGCTGCACTACTCGGACCGCCTCTTCGCGCTCTGCGCCTGGACGGGCTGCGCGGTGTCGGCGGCGCTGCTGGCCGGGCTGGACTCACTGCTGCCGCTGTGGGGCGGCATGCTGCTGTGGCTGGTGCCGTGGGTGCTGTACCTGTCGATCGTCAACGTCGGGCAGACCTGGTACTCGTTCGGCTGGGAGTCGCTGCTGCTGGAGGTCGGCTTCCTCGCCGTGTTCCTCGGCAACGACGAGGTGGCGCCGCCGCTCGTGGTGCTGTTCCTGCTGCGCTGGATCCTGTTCCGGGTGGAGTTCGGCGCGGGGCTGATCAAGATGCGCGGCGACGAGTGCTGGCGGAAGCTGACGTGCCTGGACCACCACCACGAGACCCAGCCGATGCCGGGCCCGCTGAGCTGGTTCTTCCACCATCTGCCCGGGCCGCTGCACCGCGTCGAGGTGGCCGCGAACCACTTCACCCAGCTCGTGGTGCCGTTCGCGCTGTTCGCCCCGCAGCCGGTGGCGACGGCCGCCGCGTCGCTGATGATCGTCACCCAGCTGTGGCTGGTGCTGTCGGGCAACTTCTCCTGGCTGAACTGGATCACGATCGTGCTGGCGCTGTCGGCTGTGCGGTTCCCCACCGACGCGCCGGACGTGCCGGACGCCCCGCTCTGGTACGTCGTCGTGGTGCTCGCGGTGGCCGCGCTGCTGGTGGGCCTGAGCTACCAGCCGGTGCGCAACATGCTCTCCCGCCGCCAGGTGATGAACCGCTCGTTCGACCCGCTGCACCTGGTCAACACCTACGGGGCGTTCGGCAGCGTGAGCCGGGTGCGGTACGAGGTGGTGGTCGAGGGCACGTCGGACGACGTGCCGCGGGAGGACTCGGACTGGCGGGAGTACGAGTTCAAGGGCAAGCCGGGGGATCCCCGGCGCTGGCCGCGCCAGTTCGCGCCCTACCACCTGCGGCTCGACTGGATGATGTGGTTCGCGGCCCTCTCCCCCGCGTACGCCGGGTCCTGGTTCGGCGCGCTGGTGGAGCGGTTGTTGGAGAACGACCGGGACACGCTGAAGCTGCTGCGGCGCTCACCGTTCTCGCCGGACGAGCCGCCGCGGTACGTGCGCGCCCGCCTGTTCCGCTACCGCTACACGTCCTGGCGGGAGCTGCGGGAGACGGGCGCGTGCTGGGAGCGGACGTACGTGCGGGAGTACCTGCCGCCGACCAGGCTGGCGGAGCCGGTTCACAGGCCGTAG
- a CDS encoding sugar ABC transporter ATP-binding protein has protein sequence MSTALVEARGIVKRYGPTTALADGRLTVLPGESHALVGRNGAGKSTLVRILTGLQAPDEGTVRFDGEPAPPLADRDAWRRKVACVYQHPTVVPELTVAENLFINRQPLRRGFISWRRLTAEAAALLDTWDVRVDPDARTADLKVEDRQMVEIARALSFGARFIVLDEPTAQLDNREIERLFTRMRALQDSGVTFLFISHHLQEVYEVCQTVTVLRDARWITTAPVADLPRRALVEAMAGETVAEQAERQRTAEATGPVLLDVRGLGSTAYENVDLTVRRGEVVGLAGSSASGKIELAETFTGLHTPTSGTVLLDGAPLPFGDVREALEAGVGFVPRDRHDQGLVFGMSIGDNATLSVLGRLGRFGFVGADRKRATATALIERLDIHAEGPEQPVSDLSGGNAQKVVMARALASDPRLLVLVNPTAGVDVKSKESLLARVDSAREDGTAVLVVSDELDDLRRCDRVLVLFHGRVVAEHRAGWRDHELIASIEGVDHG, from the coding sequence ATGAGTACCGCACTGGTCGAAGCCCGGGGCATCGTCAAGCGCTACGGCCCCACCACCGCCCTCGCCGACGGCAGGCTCACCGTCCTGCCCGGCGAGTCCCACGCCCTCGTCGGCCGCAACGGCGCGGGCAAGTCGACCCTCGTCAGGATCCTCACCGGGCTCCAGGCGCCCGACGAGGGCACCGTCCGCTTCGACGGCGAGCCCGCACCCCCGCTCGCCGACCGGGACGCCTGGCGCCGCAAGGTCGCCTGCGTCTACCAGCACCCGACGGTCGTGCCCGAACTGACCGTCGCCGAGAACCTGTTCATCAACCGGCAGCCGCTCCGGCGCGGCTTCATCAGCTGGCGCCGGCTGACGGCGGAAGCCGCCGCGCTCCTCGACACCTGGGACGTGCGCGTCGACCCCGACGCCCGCACCGCCGACCTCAAGGTCGAGGACCGGCAGATGGTGGAGATCGCCCGGGCCCTGAGCTTCGGCGCCCGCTTCATCGTCCTGGACGAACCCACCGCCCAGCTCGACAACCGCGAGATCGAGCGCCTGTTCACCCGCATGCGGGCGCTGCAGGACTCGGGCGTCACCTTCCTGTTCATCTCCCACCACCTGCAAGAGGTGTACGAGGTCTGCCAGACCGTCACGGTCCTGCGCGACGCCCGCTGGATCACCACCGCCCCGGTCGCCGACCTCCCGCGCCGGGCCCTGGTGGAGGCCATGGCGGGGGAGACCGTCGCCGAACAGGCCGAGCGGCAGCGGACCGCCGAGGCGACGGGCCCCGTCCTCCTCGACGTCCGCGGGCTCGGCTCGACGGCGTACGAGAACGTCGACCTCACCGTCCGCAGGGGCGAGGTCGTCGGACTCGCCGGGTCCAGCGCCAGCGGCAAGATCGAGCTGGCCGAGACGTTCACCGGACTGCACACCCCGACGAGCGGGACGGTCCTCCTCGACGGCGCGCCCCTGCCGTTCGGCGACGTCCGCGAGGCCCTGGAGGCCGGAGTCGGCTTCGTGCCCCGCGACCGGCACGACCAGGGCCTGGTCTTCGGCATGTCCATCGGCGACAACGCCACCCTGAGCGTCCTGGGACGGCTGGGCCGCTTCGGTTTCGTCGGCGCCGACCGCAAGCGCGCGACGGCCACCGCCCTGATCGAACGGCTCGACATCCACGCCGAGGGCCCCGAGCAGCCCGTCTCCGACCTGTCCGGCGGCAACGCGCAGAAGGTCGTCATGGCTCGCGCCCTCGCCTCCGACCCCCGGCTCCTGGTCCTCGTCAACCCGACCGCCGGCGTCGACGTGAAGTCCAAGGAGTCCCTGCTCGCCCGCGTCGACAGCGCCCGCGAGGACGGCACCGCCGTGCTCGTCGTCTCCGACGAACTCGACGACCTCAGGCGCTGCGACCGGGTCCTCGTCCTCTTCCACGGCCGGGTCGTCGCCGAGCACCGGGCGGGCTGGCGCGACCACGAGCTCATCGCCTCCATCGAAGGAGTGGACCATGGCTGA
- a CDS encoding sugar ABC transporter substrate-binding protein: MPGSTVRKRNTSRIVGAVALAVGAGLVLAGCGSTEDTGASGAGGGDGTGKVGVVLPLLTSPFWQSYNDYVPKMAKSEGVDAMKTVNSNSDPSQQITDINNQLNQGVKGLVVAPLDSAAIEAGLDQAERKGVPVVAVDVAPDKGKVAMVVRANNVAYGEKACRYLGEHITSGKVVQIMGDLASVNGRDRSEAFRACVKKNFPKLKVLEIPAKWESDTAASKLDTLLNANPDIKGIYLQAGGVYLAPTLQTLKSKGMLRKAGQPGHITIVSNDGIPQEFDAIRKGEIDATVSQPADAYAKYGMYYIKAAMQGKTFKPGPTDHDSTIVKLPSGILEDQLPAPLVTKDNVDDPKLWGNTVE, encoded by the coding sequence ATGCCCGGAAGCACAGTGCGGAAGCGGAACACGTCCCGGATCGTCGGCGCGGTGGCCCTGGCCGTCGGCGCCGGTCTCGTGCTCGCCGGGTGCGGCAGCACCGAGGACACCGGCGCCTCGGGTGCCGGCGGGGGCGACGGCACGGGCAAGGTGGGGGTCGTCCTGCCCCTGCTGACCTCGCCGTTCTGGCAGTCGTACAACGACTACGTGCCGAAGATGGCGAAGTCCGAGGGGGTGGACGCGATGAAGACCGTCAACTCCAACAGCGACCCCTCGCAGCAGATCACCGACATCAACAACCAGCTCAACCAGGGCGTCAAGGGCCTGGTCGTCGCCCCGCTGGACAGCGCCGCCATCGAGGCGGGCCTCGACCAGGCCGAGCGCAAGGGCGTGCCGGTGGTCGCCGTGGACGTGGCGCCCGACAAGGGCAAGGTCGCCATGGTGGTCCGGGCGAACAACGTGGCCTACGGCGAGAAGGCCTGCCGGTACCTCGGCGAGCACATCACCTCGGGCAAGGTCGTGCAGATCATGGGCGACCTCGCCTCGGTCAACGGCCGTGACCGCTCCGAGGCGTTCCGCGCCTGCGTGAAGAAGAACTTCCCGAAGCTGAAGGTCCTGGAGATCCCCGCCAAGTGGGAGTCCGACACCGCGGCTTCCAAACTCGACACCCTGCTCAACGCCAACCCCGACATCAAGGGCATCTACCTGCAGGCGGGCGGCGTCTACCTGGCGCCCACCCTGCAGACCCTCAAGTCCAAGGGCATGCTGAGGAAGGCCGGGCAACCGGGCCACATCACGATCGTCTCCAACGACGGCATCCCGCAGGAGTTCGACGCCATCCGCAAGGGCGAGATCGACGCGACCGTCTCCCAGCCCGCCGACGCCTACGCCAAGTACGGCATGTACTACATCAAGGCCGCGATGCAGGGGAAGACGTTCAAGCCCGGCCCGACCGACCACGACTCGACCATCGTCAAGCTGCCCAGCGGCATCCTGGAGGACCAGCTGCCCGCGCCGCTGGTGACCAAGGACAACGTCGACGACCCCAAGCTCTGGGGCAACACGGTCGAATGA
- a CDS encoding amidohydrolase family protein: protein MTVVDAHHHVWDLSVRDQDWISGPELAPLRRDFTLKDLEPEARAAGVGRTVLVQTVTVPEETPEFLALADEHDLVAGVVGWTDLTRPDVADELARLRELPGGRYLKGIRHQVQGEPDPEWLLRPDVRRGLAAVADAGLVYDFVVLPRHLPACVRVAQELPGLTFVLDHLGKPPIASGALEPWASGLRALAALPNTVGKLSGLATEADHASWTVADLRPYADVALEAFGPDRLMYGSDWPVCTLAGTYGGILDAARRLTAPPDHAQIFETTAARVYGL, encoded by the coding sequence ATGACCGTCGTCGACGCCCACCACCACGTGTGGGACCTGTCCGTCCGGGACCAGGACTGGATCAGCGGGCCCGAACTCGCGCCGCTGCGGCGCGACTTCACCCTCAAGGACCTCGAACCCGAGGCGAGAGCCGCCGGAGTGGGCCGCACGGTCCTCGTCCAGACGGTCACCGTGCCCGAGGAGACCCCCGAGTTCCTGGCCCTGGCCGACGAGCACGACCTCGTCGCGGGCGTCGTCGGCTGGACCGACCTCACCCGCCCCGACGTGGCCGACGAACTCGCCCGGCTGCGGGAACTGCCCGGCGGGCGGTACCTGAAGGGCATCCGCCACCAGGTCCAGGGCGAACCCGACCCCGAGTGGCTGCTGCGCCCGGACGTACGCCGGGGACTGGCCGCGGTCGCGGACGCCGGGCTCGTCTACGACTTCGTGGTCCTGCCCCGCCACCTGCCCGCCTGCGTCAGGGTGGCCCAGGAACTGCCCGGCCTCACCTTCGTCCTCGACCACCTCGGCAAACCGCCCATCGCCTCCGGCGCCCTCGAACCCTGGGCGTCCGGCCTGCGCGCCCTGGCCGCCCTGCCCAACACGGTCGGCAAGCTCTCCGGCCTGGCCACCGAGGCCGACCACGCCTCCTGGACCGTCGCGGACCTGCGCCCGTACGCCGACGTGGCGCTGGAGGCGTTCGGGCCGGACCGGCTGATGTACGGCTCGGACTGGCCGGTGTGCACCCTGGCGGGTACCTACGGCGGCATCCTCGACGCCGCGCGCCGGCTGACCGCGCCGCCCGACCACGCGCAGATCTTCGAGACCACCGCCGCCCGGGTCTACGGCCTGTGA
- a CDS encoding carboxymuconolactone decarboxylase family protein: MSARLDVFATESGSKLARQFASLGRLVVDSELPAATRELVSLRVSQINGCAVCIDMHTKDAEAAGESSVRLHLVAGWREATVFTEAERAALELAEQGTRIADGAGGVPDEVWERAAKHYDEEQLVALVALISFMNTANRLNVILQRPAGDYRPGQFK, encoded by the coding sequence ATGAGCGCGCGTCTGGACGTCTTCGCCACCGAGAGCGGGAGCAAGCTCGCCAGGCAGTTCGCCTCCCTGGGACGGCTGGTCGTGGATTCGGAGCTGCCGGCCGCCACCCGGGAGCTGGTCTCGCTGCGCGTGAGCCAGATCAACGGGTGCGCGGTCTGCATCGACATGCACACCAAGGACGCCGAGGCGGCGGGCGAGTCCTCCGTGCGTCTCCACCTGGTCGCGGGATGGCGTGAGGCCACGGTCTTCACCGAGGCCGAGCGCGCCGCCCTGGAACTCGCCGAGCAGGGCACCCGGATCGCGGACGGCGCCGGCGGGGTCCCGGACGAGGTGTGGGAGCGGGCCGCGAAGCACTACGACGAGGAGCAGCTCGTCGCGCTGGTGGCCCTGATCTCCTTCATGAACACCGCGAACCGGCTGAACGTCATCCTCCAGCGGCCGGCGGGCGACTACCGGCCCGGCCAGTTCAAGTAG
- a CDS encoding L-fuconate dehydratase gives MSPTPARITAVDTHDIRFPTSRELDGSDAMNPDPDYSAAYVVLRTDAADGHEGHGFAFTIGRGNEVQVAAIDALRGHLLGRDLAELCADPSGLNRDLIGDSQLRWLGPEKGVMHMAIGAVVNAVWDLAAKRAGLPLWRLLAEAEPEWLVRQIDFRYLTDALTPEEALTLLRRGRQGAKERTARLLERGYPAYTTSPGWLGYDDEKLTRLAAEAVADGFTQIKLKVGADLDDDIRRCRVARSVIGPDIRMAVDANQRWDVAEAVRWTKALAEFDPYWIEEPTSPDDILGHAAIRRAVAPVKVATGEHVHNRIVFKQLLQAGALDVVQIDAARVGGVPENLAILLLSAKFGVPVCPHAGGVGLCELVQHLSMFDYVALTGTTEDRVIEYVDHLHDHFLDPVVIRQGHYTAPTAPGFSAAMRPESLARYTYPGGEFWAADLDATKKGHAA, from the coding sequence GTGTCCCCGACGCCCGCCCGCATCACCGCGGTCGACACCCACGACATCCGCTTCCCCACCTCGCGCGAGCTCGACGGCTCCGACGCGATGAACCCGGACCCCGACTACTCGGCGGCCTACGTCGTCCTGCGCACGGACGCGGCCGACGGGCACGAGGGGCACGGGTTCGCCTTCACCATCGGGCGGGGCAACGAGGTCCAGGTCGCCGCGATCGACGCGCTGCGCGGACACCTCCTCGGCCGCGACCTGGCCGAGCTGTGCGCCGACCCGTCCGGCCTGAACCGCGACCTGATCGGCGACAGCCAGCTGCGCTGGCTCGGGCCCGAGAAGGGCGTGATGCACATGGCGATCGGCGCCGTCGTCAACGCCGTGTGGGACCTCGCCGCCAAGCGCGCCGGCCTGCCGCTGTGGCGGCTGCTCGCCGAGGCCGAGCCCGAATGGCTCGTCCGCCAGATCGACTTCCGCTACCTCACCGACGCCCTCACCCCCGAGGAGGCCCTGACCCTCCTGCGCCGGGGCCGGCAGGGCGCCAAGGAGCGCACGGCCCGGCTCCTGGAGCGCGGCTACCCCGCCTACACCACCTCGCCCGGCTGGCTCGGCTACGACGACGAGAAACTCACCCGGCTCGCCGCCGAGGCCGTCGCCGACGGCTTCACCCAGATCAAACTGAAGGTGGGCGCCGACCTCGACGACGACATCCGCCGCTGCCGCGTGGCCCGTTCGGTCATCGGCCCCGACATCCGCATGGCCGTCGACGCCAACCAGCGCTGGGACGTGGCCGAGGCGGTCCGCTGGACCAAGGCCCTCGCCGAGTTCGACCCGTACTGGATCGAGGAACCCACCAGCCCCGACGACATCCTCGGCCACGCGGCGATCCGCCGGGCCGTCGCCCCCGTGAAGGTCGCCACCGGCGAGCACGTCCACAACCGGATCGTCTTCAAGCAGCTCCTCCAGGCCGGCGCGCTCGACGTCGTCCAGATCGACGCGGCCCGCGTCGGCGGCGTCCCCGAGAACCTCGCGATCCTGCTGCTCTCGGCCAAGTTCGGCGTGCCCGTGTGCCCGCATGCGGGCGGCGTCGGCCTGTGCGAACTCGTCCAGCACCTGTCGATGTTCGACTACGTGGCCCTGACCGGAACCACCGAGGACCGCGTCATCGAATACGTCGATCATCTGCACGACCACTTCCTCGACCCGGTGGTGATCCGGCAGGGTCACTACACGGCACCCACCGCGCCGGGCTTCTCGGCCGCCATGCGGCCCGAGTCGCTGGCGCGCTACACGTACCCGGGCGGCGAGTTCTGGGCCGCCGACCTCGACGCGACGAAGAAGGGGCACGCTGCATGA
- a CDS encoding SDR family oxidoreductase, which produces MSDFEGLRALVTGGASGIGRATADLLAERGAQVAVLDLDPSPVDKPLLGHRADVTDDASVRAAVAAAVADLGGLDILVNNAGVGAQGTVEDNPDDEWHRVYDVNVVGMVRTTRACLPHLRASAHAAIVNTCSIAATAGLPQRALYSATKGAVYSLTLAMAADHVREGIRVNCVNPGTVDTPWVGRLLDAAPDPAAERAALQARQPTGRLVSPAEVAGAIAYLASPLSGATTGTALAVDGGMQGLRLRPVAR; this is translated from the coding sequence ATGAGCGACTTCGAGGGTCTCAGGGCCCTGGTGACGGGCGGTGCCTCCGGCATCGGCCGGGCCACCGCGGACCTCCTGGCCGAGCGCGGCGCCCAGGTCGCCGTCCTCGACCTGGATCCGTCCCCGGTCGACAAGCCACTCCTCGGCCACCGCGCGGACGTCACCGACGACGCGTCCGTCCGCGCGGCCGTGGCGGCCGCGGTCGCCGACCTCGGCGGCCTCGACATCCTGGTCAACAACGCGGGCGTCGGCGCCCAGGGCACCGTCGAGGACAACCCCGACGACGAGTGGCACCGCGTCTACGACGTCAACGTCGTCGGCATGGTCCGCACCACCCGCGCCTGCCTGCCCCACCTGCGGGCCTCCGCGCACGCGGCGATCGTCAACACCTGCTCCATCGCCGCCACCGCGGGCCTGCCGCAGCGCGCCCTGTACAGCGCCACCAAGGGCGCCGTGTACTCCCTGACCCTCGCCATGGCCGCCGACCACGTCCGCGAGGGCATCCGCGTCAACTGCGTCAACCCCGGCACGGTCGACACCCCGTGGGTCGGCCGCCTCCTCGACGCCGCGCCCGACCCGGCCGCCGAACGCGCCGCCCTCCAGGCCCGCCAGCCCACCGGCCGGCTGGTCTCCCCGGCCGAGGTCGCGGGCGCCATCGCCTACCTGGCGAGCCCCCTGTCCGGCGCCACCACGGGCACCGCGCTCGCCGTCGACGGCGGGATGCAGGGCCTGCGGCTGCGCCCGGTGGCCCGGTGA